The following proteins are encoded in a genomic region of Enoplosus armatus isolate fEnoArm2 chromosome 11, fEnoArm2.hap1, whole genome shotgun sequence:
- the p2ry8 gene encoding P2Y purinoceptor 8 — MTGNSSSTKLDNATLSLFQNDSISIAISVIYMIVTVINLVGNGLSMWLLIFRTSPKTPSIIFMINLTLTDLALGTALPFQITYQLKGYHWNLGPKMCSFLTLVFYTNMYCSILTMMAIGIDRYLGIVRPMLFRETRERKSIAVVSCFFMWGLVLCILYPLMTTDLTFEIPELKITTCFDVLKANMLPTITAWATFLFGMVFVLFLFPFCVTTFCYVSVIRKLARDSKTAQKKRAIHLAFIVLLVFTLCFAPNNILLFAHSVLRLFYKKSLYLAYKLSLCFSCLNSCLDPFIYYFASKDFRQKLRQIINLHSLSSADSMKLEHKESLYSTHCTLEGQEREHNRVSLMPRHTTA; from the exons ATGACGGGGAATTCCAGCAGCACCAAGCTAGACAACGCCACACTGTCCCTGTTTCAGAATGACAGCATCAGCATTGCCATCTCTGTCATCTACATGATTGTCACTGTCATTAACCTGGTAGGAAATGGGCTTTCCATGTGGCTCCTCATCTTCCGTACGTCCCCCAAGACTCCCTCCATCATCTTCATGATTAATCTCACCCTCACCGACTTGGCCCTAGGCACTGCCCTGCCCTTTCAGATCACGTACCAGCTCAAAGGATACCACTGGAATCTGGGACCCAAGATGTGCAG TTTCCTGACCCTCGTCTTCTACACCAATATGTACTGTTCCATCCTGACCATGATGGCCATTGGAATTGACCGCTACCTGGGCATCGTCAGGCCCATGCTGTTCAGGGAGACCAGGGAGAGGAAGTCTATCGCTGTCGTCAGTTGCTTCTTCATGTGGGGTTTGGTCCTGTGCATTCTTTACCCACTGATGACCACAGACCTGACCTTTGAAATTCCTGAACTCAAGATTACCACATGCTTTGACGTGCTGAAGGCAAACATGCTCCCGACCATTACAGCCTGGGCGACCTTTCTCTTCGGCATGGTGttcgtcctcttcctcttccctttctGTGTCACGACATTCTGCTATGTCAGTGTCATACGCAAACTGGCCAGAGATTCCAAGACAGCCCAGAAAAAGAGAGCGATACATCTGGCCTTCATTGTTCTCCTGGTCTTCACCCTCTGCTTTGCTCCCAACAACATTCTCCTGTTTGCTCATTCTGTGTTGAGACTCTTTTATAAGAAGTCTCTCTACCTGGCCTAcaaactgtctctctgtttcagctgcCTGAATAGCTGCCTCGATCCGTTCATTTACTACTTCGCTTCCAAGGATTTCAGACAAAAGCTGAGGCAGATAATTAATCTGCACAGCCTGAGTAGTGCGGACTCAATGAAGTTGGAGCATAAAGAGAGTTTGTACTCGACCCATTGCACTTTGGAAGGTCAAGAGAGAGAACACAACAGGGTGTCTTTGATGCCACGGCACACCACAGCATAG
- the upf3a gene encoding regulator of nonsense transcripts 3A: MRSEKDQMTVGKEKSVVEIQFRDIPKEQENIPGNPKQREEKKEVFTKVVIRRLPPNLSKDQLEEQLSPLPSYDYFEFFPADQSLYPHLFCRAYINFKNPEDILLFRDRFDGYVFIDNKGQEYPAVVEFAPFQKISKKKLKKKDAKAGSIEEDPEYKRFLENYSCDEEKSMANPETLLGEIEAKTRELIAKRTTPLLEYIKNKKIEKQRIREEKREERRRRELEKKRQREEEKRKRREEERRKRKEAEKQKKLSDKDIKIKLLKKSDRDDDVDSDRIKDKSDIGETDRGKWEKAGGQMKSKDPKENRGQPESDKEQREQHGRRQRDKDHRGKDEERKRQRHHYEFDKFMRRKDETKWGKGYCQDRTKKEGHHHGYSYCPDSGDKLGKEDREDLGNRKERLRNKVSEKDRPAMQLYQPGARNRKRMSSTGKGYDCIPVGHSPDSTTEHCYEVVALATGLEKGFEKSNDEQ, from the exons atgagGTCTGAAAAGGACCAAATGACCGTGGGCAAGGAGAAAAGCGTCGTCGAGATACAGTTTAGAGATATCCCCAAAGAGCAGGAAAACATCCCCGGCAACCccaagcagagagaggagaagaaagaggttTTTACTAAG GTGGTGATTCGAAGGCTTCCACCGAACCTGTCAAAGGACCAGCTGGAGGAACAGCTGAGTCCGCTTCCTTCATATGACTATTTTGAGTTCTTTCCAGCTGATCAAAG TCTCTATCCCCACCTGTTCTGCAGAGCGTATATAAATTTTAAAAACCCTGAAGATATCCTGCTGTTTAGGGACCGATTTGATGGTTACGTCTTCATTGATAACAAGG GCCAGGAGTATCCTGCAGTGGTGGAGTTTGCCCCCTTCCAGAAAATTTCCAAGAAGAagctaaaaaagaaagatgCCAAAGCTGGGAGCATTGAAGAAG ACCCGGAATATAAGCGGTTCTTGGAGAATTACTCCTGTGATGAGGAGAAGTCTATGGCCAACCCTGAGACTCTGCTGGGAGAGATAGAGGCTAAGACCCGAGAGCTCATTG CCAAACGGACAACACCACTGTTGGAGTACATCAAGAATAAGAAAATTGAGAAACAG AGaataagagaggagaagagagaggagaggagaagaagagagcttGAAAAGAAAcggcaaagagaggaggagaagagaaagcgtcgagaggaggagagacgcaaacgaaaagaggcagagaaacagaagaaattgTCTGATAAAGACATCAAAATTAAG CTCCTGAAGAAGAGCGACAGGGACGATGACGTGGATTCAGACCGaattaaagacaaaagtgacattggggagacagacagaggcaaaTGGGAGAAAGCTGGAGGACAAATGAAGTCAAAGGACCCCAAAGAAAA TAG AGGTCAGCCTGAGAGTGACAAGGAACAAAGAGAGCAGCACGGCCGTAGACAGAGAGATAAGGACCACCGTgggaaagatgaagagaggaaacGGCAGCGACACCACTATGAGTTTGACAAGTTTATGCGCCGTAAAGATGAGACCAAATGGGGGAAGGGCTACTGCCAGGACCGAACCAAGAAAGAGGGGCACCATCATGGCTATTCTTACTGTCCTGACAGTGGAGACAAACTGGGaaaggaggacagggaggaccTGGGTAACAGGAAGGAACGCCTCCGAAACAAGGTGAGCGAGAAG GACCGTCCAGCCATGCAGCTCTACCAGCCAGGTGCACGCAACAGGAAGCGCATGAGCTCAACAGGCAAAGGCTATGACTGCATCCCTGTGGGCCACTCACCTGATTCAACAACAGAGCACTGTTATGAGGTCGTCGCTCTGGCAACAGGGCTGGAGAAGGGGTTCGAGAAAAGCAATGATGAACAGTGA